One Phaseolus vulgaris cultivar G19833 chromosome 11, P. vulgaris v2.0, whole genome shotgun sequence genomic window carries:
- the LOC137818246 gene encoding 2-oxoglutarate-dependent dioxygenase frbJ isoform X1 → MDLPVIDLSPCLSGDWDPHLCAEVSRTLRETGALLVKDPRCTVQDNDRFIDMMEHYFSKPQHFKLLHERPHLHYQVGVTPEKVEVPRSLVDEEMQEKLKAMPKENQPHTPVGPDPKWRYFWRIGPRPSNTRFQELNAEPVIPEGFPEWKETMDSWGYKMIAAIEVVAEMAAIGFGLPKDAFTSLMKLGPHLLAPTGSDLQKYGQEGTIFAGYHYDLNFLTIHGRSRFPGLNIWLRNGQKVEVKVPIGCLLIQTGKQIEWLTGGDCIAGMHEVVATKRTLDAINLAQEQNRSLWRVSSTLFAHIASDAVLKPLGHFAELPLATKYPPMCAGEYVEQELAVINLKGKK, encoded by the exons ATGGATCTCCCTGTCATAGATCTCTCTCCCTGTCTCTCCGGCGACTGGGACCCACACCTCTGTGCCGAGGTCAGCCGCACGCTCAGGGAGACCGGCGCGCTGCTCGTGAAGGACCCTCGCTGCACCGTTCAGGACAACGATCGCTTCATTGATATGATGGAACACTACTTCTCCAAGCCCCAACACTTCAAACTCCTCCATGAGAGACCCCACTTGCATTACCAG GTTGGGGTTACACCAGAGAAAGTTGAAGTTCCAAGAAGCTTGGTTGATgaagaaatgcaagaaaaactgAAAGCAATGCCTAAAGAAAACCAGCCTCACACTCCTGTTGGGCCCGATCCCAAATGGCGATACTTTTGGAGGATCGGTCCACGACCGTCAAATACCCGTTTTCAG GAGCTGAATGCAGAGCCAGTAATACCAGAAGGTTTCCCTGAATGGAAAGAAACTATGGATTCCTGGGGATACAAAATGATAGCAGCAATTGAA GTTGTTGCTGAAATGGCAGCTATTGGATTTGGTCTTCCAAAGGATGCATTCACTTCTCTTATGAAGCTG GGTCCACACCTGTTGGCGCCAACCGGGAGTGACCTTCAAAAATATGGCCAGGAGGGTACTATTTTTGCAGGATATCACTATGACCTTAACTTCCTAACTATTCATGGTAGAAGTAGATTTCCTGGTTTAAACATCTGGTTAAGAAATGGACAAAAAGTTGAAGTGAAGGTTCCAATAGGATGTCTTCTTATTCAGACAGGAAAACag ATAGAGTGGTTAACTGGAGGGGATTGCATAGCTGGCATGCATGAGGTTGTTGCCACAAAGAGAACACTTGATGCAATTAATTTAGCACAAGAGCAGAATCGTAGCTTATGGAGAGTCTCTTCAACG TTGTTTGCTCACATAGCATCAGATGCAGTTCTGAAGCCATTGGGACATTTTGCAGAGTTGCCACTTGCAACCAAATATCCACCCATGTGTGCAGGAGAATACGTTGAACAAGAGCTTGCAGTGATCAATCTCAAGGGAAAGAAATGA
- the LOC137820306 gene encoding ras-related protein RABA4d-like has translation MAQWQGDADEGIDYMFKIVMVGDSGVGKSQLLNRFVKNEFLMKSKPTIGVEFLTRTVVMDHKLVKAQIWDTAGQERYQAITTAYYRGATGALLAYDITKQQTFDHVEKWLDELRIHADQNILVMLVGNKSDLSSLRAVPVEVAREFAQQEGLFFLETSALDSSNVESAFIGLLSQVYRTVSRKQILVDGHESNFDKVNLELEGTKIKMPFQETECQNAKKRSNCCSIL, from the exons ATGGCTCAGTGGCAGGGTGATGCTGATGAGGGTATAGACTACATGTTCAAGATTGTGATGGTTGGTGACTCTGGGGTTGGAAAGTCTCAGCTTCTGAATCGATTTGTGAAGAACGAGTTCCTCATGAAATCGAAACCCACAATTGGGGTGGAGTTTCTGACTAGGACGGTCGTGATGGACCACAAGCTTGTCAAGGCACAGATTTGGGACACTGCTGGTCAAGAAAG GTACCAGGCAATTACAACTGCATATTATAGGGGTGCAACCGGTGCATTACTAGCATACGACATaaccaagcagcaaacctttgATCATGTTGAGAAGTGGTTGGATGAACTGAGGATACACGCGGATCAAAATATACTTGTGATGCTTGTTGGCAACAAATCTGACCTGAGTTCTCTTAGAGCAGTGCCTGTGGAGGTGGCAAGAGAGTTTGCACAGCAGGAGGGTCTATTCTTTCTGGAGACATCTGCACTTGACTCCAGCAATGTGGAATCAGCTTTCATTGGTCTCCTCTCTCAAGTATATAGAACAGTTAGTAGGAAGCAGATCCTTGTGGATGGACATGAATCAAATTTTGATAAAGTAAACCTTGAACTTGAAGGAACAAAAATTAAGATGCCATTTCAAGAAACTGAATGCCAGAATGCTAAAAAGAGATCCAATTGTTGCAGTATTCTTTAG
- the LOC137818246 gene encoding uncharacterized protein isoform X2, with product MLLLLLNSFNFNPIIQEDWVKALLNSTKQALKVGVTPEKVEVPRSLVDEEMQEKLKAMPKENQPHTPVGPDPKWRYFWRIGPRPSNTRFQELNAEPVIPEGFPEWKETMDSWGYKMIAAIEVVAEMAAIGFGLPKDAFTSLMKLGPHLLAPTGSDLQKYGQEGTIFAGYHYDLNFLTIHGRSRFPGLNIWLRNGQKVEVKVPIGCLLIQTGKQIEWLTGGDCIAGMHEVVATKRTLDAINLAQEQNRSLWRVSSTLFAHIASDAVLKPLGHFAELPLATKYPPMCAGEYVEQELAVINLKGKK from the exons ATGTTGCTTTTGCTTTTGAACTCTTTCAACTTTAATCCGATCATACAAGAAGATTGGGTTAAAGCTTTACTCAATTCTACTAAACAGGCCTTGAAG GTTGGGGTTACACCAGAGAAAGTTGAAGTTCCAAGAAGCTTGGTTGATgaagaaatgcaagaaaaactgAAAGCAATGCCTAAAGAAAACCAGCCTCACACTCCTGTTGGGCCCGATCCCAAATGGCGATACTTTTGGAGGATCGGTCCACGACCGTCAAATACCCGTTTTCAG GAGCTGAATGCAGAGCCAGTAATACCAGAAGGTTTCCCTGAATGGAAAGAAACTATGGATTCCTGGGGATACAAAATGATAGCAGCAATTGAA GTTGTTGCTGAAATGGCAGCTATTGGATTTGGTCTTCCAAAGGATGCATTCACTTCTCTTATGAAGCTG GGTCCACACCTGTTGGCGCCAACCGGGAGTGACCTTCAAAAATATGGCCAGGAGGGTACTATTTTTGCAGGATATCACTATGACCTTAACTTCCTAACTATTCATGGTAGAAGTAGATTTCCTGGTTTAAACATCTGGTTAAGAAATGGACAAAAAGTTGAAGTGAAGGTTCCAATAGGATGTCTTCTTATTCAGACAGGAAAACag ATAGAGTGGTTAACTGGAGGGGATTGCATAGCTGGCATGCATGAGGTTGTTGCCACAAAGAGAACACTTGATGCAATTAATTTAGCACAAGAGCAGAATCGTAGCTTATGGAGAGTCTCTTCAACG TTGTTTGCTCACATAGCATCAGATGCAGTTCTGAAGCCATTGGGACATTTTGCAGAGTTGCCACTTGCAACCAAATATCCACCCATGTGTGCAGGAGAATACGTTGAACAAGAGCTTGCAGTGATCAATCTCAAGGGAAAGAAATGA
- the LOC137820313 gene encoding cytochrome P450 705A12-like: MIETVLFLFLFMFLFLFFVLRYSGKTTSNNFHLPPSPPSLPLLGHLHLLSPSLHTSLHALSAANGPLLLLRLGPARRLLLVSSAEVAAHIFKTHDLAFSYRPAFAFADKLPFGGAGFVTAPYGPYWRLVKKLCVTELLSPRQLERSKKVRRKEMESWVKGVLENVRGKGGAIDVGPQLIKLTNNVTCRMAMSTCCSEKYEDAERIRKLVKESFELAAKLCFGDVLGPLKQLSFWVYGKKALDVSRRYDELLEKVLKEHEHKRSSRHNGDRSDEDSERDLMDILLDVHHDAHAEFRITRTHIKAFFLDLFIAGTETTAEAMQWAMAELLNHPEAFQKVRKEIELVTGNARLVDESDVANMPYLQAVVKETLRLYPSAPVTTRECGEHCNINGFDVPPKTAVAINLYAIMRDPDSWDHPNEFLPERFLQEDLSDGNRMKFNFVPFGGGRRGCPGTALAFILINTAVAAMVQCFDWKIGEDGKGEKVNMQSGSGLSLRMVHPLICVPVVHFDPYDV, from the exons ATGATTGAGACAGTGTTGTTCCTGTTCCTGTTCATGTTCTTGTTCCTGTTCTTCGTTCTGAGGTACAGTGGAAAAACCACCTCCAACAATTTCCACCTTCCACCAAGCCCTCCAAGCCTCCCTCTCCTAGGCCACCTCCACCTCCTCTCCCCATCCCTCCACACCTCCCTCCACGCGCTCTCCGCCGCCAACGGCCCCCTCCTCCTCCTCCGCCTCGGCCCCGCCCGCCGCCTCCTCCTCGTTTCCTCAGCCGAAGTCGCCGCCCACATCTTCAAGACCCACGACCTCGCCTTCTCCTACCGCCCCGCCTTCGCCTTCGCCGACAAGCTCCCCTTCGGCGGCGCCGGCTTCGTGACCGCCCCCTACGGCCCCTACTGGCGGCTGGTGAAGAAACTGTGCGTGACCGAACTGCTCTCCCCGCGGCAACTGGAACGGTCTAAGAAGGTGAGAAGGAAAGAGATGGAGAGTTGGGTGAAAGGGGTGTTGGAGAATGTGAGAGGGAAGGGTGGTGCAATCGATGTGGGTCCTCAACTCATCAAACTCACCAACAACGTTACTTGCAGGATGGCCATGAGCACTTG TTGTTCGGAGAAATACGAGGATGCAGAGAGGATCAGAAAGCTGGTAAAGGAATCCTTTGAGCTTGCTGCAAAGTTATGCTTTGGGGATGTGTTGGGTCCTCTGAAGCAGTTGAGTTTCTGGGTGTATGGGAAAAAGGCTTTGGATGTGAGCAGAAGGTACGATGAGTTGTTGGAGAAGGTGCTGAAGGAGCATGAACACAAAAGATCATCACGTCACAATGGAGATCGTAGTGATGAAGATAGTGAAAGGGATTTGATGGACATTCTGCTAGATGTTCACCATGATGCTCATGCAGAGTTCAGGATCACAAGGACTCATATCAAAGCCTTCTTCTTG GATCTCTTCATTGCAGGCACAGAAACCACAGCAGAAGCCATGCAATGGGCAATGGCTGAGCTCCTTAACCACCCTGAAGCCTTTCAAAAGGTGAGAAAGGAGATAGAGTTGGTGACTGGCAATGCTAGGCTAGTGGATGAGTCAGATGTTGCCAACATGCCATATTTGCAAGCAGTTGTGAAGGAGACACTGAGACTCTATCCATCAGCACCAGTCACAACAAGAGAGTGTGGCGAACACTGCAACATAAATGGCTTTGATGTGCCACCAAAGACAGCAGTGGCAATCAATTTGTATGCCATAATGAGGGACCCTGATTCCTGGGACCACCCAAATGAGTTTCTCCCTGAAAGGTTCTTGCAAGAGGATTTGAGTGATGGTAACAGAATGAAGTTCAATTTTGTGCCATTTGGAGGTGGAAGAAGAGGGTGTCCAGGAACAGCACTTGCTTTCATCTTGATAAACACTGCAGTGGCTGCTATGGTGCAGTGCTTTGATTGGAAAATTGGTGAAGATGGAAAAGGAGAAAAGGTGAATATGCAATCTGGGTCTGGCTTGTCTTTGAGAATGGTTCACCCCCTTATCTGTGTTCCTGTGGTACATTTTGATCCATATGACGTATGA
- the LOC137818225 gene encoding putative pentatricopeptide repeat-containing protein At3g08820: MHAEQKMNINMNMNMGLELKKCLASGFRWLQEVKQCHCRLLRLGLHHDTFLINTLLRSSLNLRATQYATVVFAQTPNPNIFLYNTLIRGLVSNEAFHEAVSLYASMRQRSAFAPDNFTFPFVLKACARLRNTHVGLTIHSLVIRTGFEKDVFVNTGLVCFYSKNGFLSHARRVFDEIPEKNVVSWTAIICGYVEFGYCEEAVGLFRGLLEMGVKPDSFTLVRVLYACSRTGDLASGRWIDGYMRETGLCGNVFVATSLVDMYTKCGSMEEARRVFDGMVERDVVCWSALIQGYAANGMPKKALEVFFEMQRENVRPDCYAMVGFLSGCARLGALELGNWARGLVDGDEFLCNPVLGTALIDFYAKCGNVARAVEVFNSMRRKDCVVFNAVISGLAMCGHVGAAFGVFSQMGKVGMQPDGNTFVGLLCGCTHAGLVDDGRRYFNRMSCVFDVTPTIEHYGCMVDLLARAGLLVEARDLIKSMPMKANAIVWGALLGGCRLHKDTQLAEHVLMQLIELEPWNSGHYVLLSNIYSASRRWDEAEKIRSSLSQKGMQKLPGCSWVEVDGVVHEFRVGDTSHPLTHKIYEKLESLFKDLREAGYSPTTEFVLFDVEEEEKEYFLGCHSEKLAVAFALISTSAKDVIRVVKNLRVCGDCHEAIKLISKVTHREIIIRDNNRFHHLSEGSCSCRDYW, translated from the coding sequence ATGCATGCAGAACAAAAAATGAACATAAACATGAACATGAACATGGGCTTGGAGCTAAAGAAATGTTTGGCTTCTGGCTTTCGGTGGTTGCAGGAAGTGAAGCAATGCCATTGTCGCCTTCTCCGACTTGGTCTCCACCACGACACCTTCCTCATCAACACCCTCTTGCGCTCTTCCCTCAACCTCCGCGCCACGCAATACGCCACCGTCGTTTTCGCCCAAACCCCCAACCCCAACATCTTTCTCTACAACACCCTCATCCGCGGCCTCGTCTCCAACGAAGCCTTCCACGAAGCCGTTTCGCTCTACGCTTCTATGCGCCAGCGCAGCGCCTTTGCCCCCGACAACTTCACCTTCCCCTTCGTCCTCAAAGCCTGCGCCAGGCTCAGGAACACCCACGTGGGTCTCACCATTCACTCTCTCGTGATCAGAACCGGGTTCGAAAAGGATGTGTTTGTTAACACCGGCCTCGTTTGTTTCTACTCCAAAAACGGGTTTTTGAGTCATGCGCGCCGGGTGTTTGATGAAATTCCTGAGAAGAATGTTGTGTCTTGGACTGCCATCATTTGTGGGTATGTTGAGTTTGGTTATTGTGAGGAGGCTGTTGGGTTATTTAGAGGGTTGCTGGAGATGGGTGTGAAGCCGGATAGTTTCACGTTGGTTCGGGTTTTGTATGCTTGTTCGAGGACGGGGGACTTGGCTAGTGGACGGTGGATTGATGGGTATATGAGGGAGACTGGATTGTGTGGGAATGTGTTTGTGGCAACCTCGTTGGTTGATATGTACACCAAGTGCGGGAGCATGGAGGAAGCACGGAGAGTGTTTGATGGGATGGTGGAGAGGGATGTTGTCTGTTGGAGTGCCTTGATTCAGGGGTATGCTGCCAATGGGATGCCGAAGAAAGCACTTGAGGTGTTTTTTGAGATGCAGAGGGAGAATGTGAGGCCAGATTGTTATGCCATGGTGGGGTTTCTTTCTGGATGTGCGAGGTTGGGGGCGTTGGAGTTGGGGAATTGGGCTAGGGGTTTGGTGGATGGCGATGAGTTCTTGTGTAATCCTGTGTTGGGTACCGCATTGATTGACTTTTATGCGAAATGTGGCAATGTGGCGCGGGCTGTGGAGGTTTTTAACAGCATGAGGAGAAAGGATTGTGTGGTATTCAATGCTGTTATTTCTGGGCTGGCTATGTGTGGACATGTTGGGGCTGCCTTTGGGGTGTTTAGCCAAATGGGAAAGGTGGGAATGCAGCCTGATGGGAACACTTTTGTTGGTTTGCTTTGTGGGTGTACTCATGCTGGTTTGGTTGATGATGGTCGGCGTTATTTTAATCGCATGAGTTGTGTTTTTGATGTGACTCCTACTATAGAGCATTATGGATGCATGGTGGATCTTTTGGCTCGTGCAGGTTTGTTGGTTGAGGCACGGGATTTGATCAAGAGTATGCCGATGAAGGCGAATGCTATTGTTTGGGGAGCACTGTTGGGAGGATGTAGGTTACATAAGGATACCCAATTGGCTGAACACGTGTTGATGCAGCTCATTGAGTTAGAACCGTGGAATTCAGGACATTATGTTCTCTTATCGAATATATATTCAGCAAGCCGTCGATGGGATGAAGCAGAAAAGATCAGATCAAGTTTGAGTCAGAAAGGGATGCAGAAATTACCTGGGTGTAGTTGGGTTGAAGTTGATGGGGTTGTTCATGAATTCCGAGTAGGGGACACTTCCCATCCTTTAACACACAAGATATATGAAAAACTTGAAAGTTTATTTAAGGACTTGAGAGAAGCTGGCTATAGTCCGACCACTGAGTTTGTGCTTTTTGATGTAGAAGAGGAGGAGAAGGAGTACTTCCTTGGCTGTCATAGTGAGAAGTTAGCTGTTGCATTTGCACTGATCAGTACCAGTGCCAAAGATGTGATTCGTGTTGTTAAAAACCTTCGTGTATGTGGTGATTGTCATGAAGCTATAAAACTTATTTCAAAAGTTACACACAGAGAGATCATTATTAGAGATAATAACAGATTCCATCATTTAAGTGAAGGCTCATGCTCTTGTCGGGATTattggtaa